GGCTAGGTCTAAAATATCGTTAATAATGGTTAGTAGTAGGCTACCGCTTTGATTAATGGTGTTGACGTAGTCTTTTTGTACGGCGTTAAGGGGGGTATGGGTTAATAAGTCGGCCATGCCCATGATGCCATTCATGGGGGTTCTAATTTCGTGGCTCATGGTGGCTAGGAAGGTGCTTTTGGCTCGGTTGGCGCTTTCTGCTTCTTTTTTGGCTTCTTCTAGGGCTTTGTTTTTTAGTTCTAGTTGTTCTTTTTGTTCTTTTTCTTGTTGTAGTAGTTTAGCCTGTGCGATCGCAATGCCGAACTGAGAGGCAACGTTTTCAATTAATTCTATTTCTGATTTACTCCAACATCTGTACTCTTTACAGGTATGCAAACAAATAATTCCATTGGCTTGTCCTAAATAAGATGTACGCACTGCCATCATGGACTTAAGATTAACTTCGATACATAAATATCGCATATCTTCTAGGAGGGGATCTTTAAAAACATCGTTGGTGACAACGGCTTTATCTTTTTCTAGTATTTTTTCTAGGTGAATGTTACGAACGTTTTCAGGGTTAATATTGGCATCTGCCATGGATGAGATTCCTTCGCTCAGATATTCTCCTAGGGGGGTAATGGGGGGATTTTTATTACTATCGTAGGTGAATAGGTGACAACGATCTAGTTTCATTGCCTCACCGATGGTTTGGGAGGCTCGTTGAAATAATTCTTCGTAGTCAATGGTTTGACGAATGGATTGAACAATGGTTTTTAATAAAACTTCTTGTTGAAATTTTTCTTCTAATAATTTTTGAGATTGTTGACGCTCAATTTCATAACCTATCCATTGAGCCATCAGTTTTAAGATTTGTTGGGAGTTATCGGTTATTCTGTGGTTTGTTTGTTCGTCAAAGGAGAAAAAACACAATGTACCGTAGGTTTTACCACATACTTCTATTCTTGAACCGATGTAGCTTTGTATATTCCAAAAGGTATGTCCTGGATGATTTTTATAGGATGAATTGGCTAATGATTCTATGACTAAAGGTTCTTGATGTTGTAAGCAGATAAAGCACAATGATTGCTCTTGATTCATGTATGGGGGCAGTTGCACTATGTCTCCGTTTCTTTTTTCTCCTTGAAATTTGATAATTTTGATGGATTGTTCTTCTCCTTGAGTTAGTACCCCCATTTCAAGGTTGAAGAATTTTCTGCCTAGGTTGAAGATTCCTTCTAGTTTTTGTTCAAAGGTGAGGTTAGATGATGCGGTAACTTTATATAGTGCCCTCATGGCACATTCTTGGGCTTTGAGTGTGCCTTGATTTTTTCTATTTTCGGTAATGTCTCGACAGATACCGATTAAGATACCTTCTTCTATTAGGGATAGGGACATTTGTTTCCAAATTTTATGGCCGTTTTTGTGATAAGAAATTTCTTCCCCTCGCCAATATTTTTTTTCTCGACAAACAGAGAGGATTTCTTGTTCTATTCTTTGGGCATCTTCTGGGGGGTAAAAGTCTTGCCATTTTTTTCCTAATAATTCTTTTTCTTGGTAACCTGAAATTTCTATATATGCTTGGTTAACGTAAATGTAGCGATCGTCTTTGAATAAGACTACCCCGTCAATGATGTTGTCTAAAATTAATTTTTGGTATTCAGATAATATCTGATTTTTTTGCGTATTTTCTCTTAAGTATAATTCGGTAAGTGTGCGGGGGTCTATCATCGTATTAAGGAATTATAGGAGAGGCATAAAGATATATTTCATACTATCTTATTTTTTACTGTTGCGTTAATTTTTTGCCTAAGGGCGATCGCCTTTAAGGGTTAATTTTAAGATTGTAATTTTATGATCATGAACATAAATAAAATAAAACCTCAAAACTATAAATTCAGGGAAATCAATATCTAATGCAAAATTCAGCTGATCAACTGATTTTATTTATCTTCACTAAAAATAAACTAATAACTAACTAATTAACTATTAAGTAATAAACAAGTTTGATTTTTTTGAAACGATAGAATTATCTCTATATCTCATCTAACATAAATGAACAAAAAAAACCATTACTATCAACCGCCTTTTTATCTTAAAAACGGACTCATTCAAACCGTTTATATAGCTAAAGTTATGGAAAAAAAATGGCAAAAATATCTTAACCTTAACCCTATTCCCTATCAGGAAAAAATATACCATGGTATGAATAATACCCCCCTCTATGCTATCGGTGCGATTCCCCCTCATGCTAAAGGCACAATTATCGCCACTTACGGTATTACAGGAAGCCTAGAAAATCAATGGTATTTAGAAGTATTGGCAAGAAAAGCATATTATCTTGGTTATGCTATCATTTTATTTGATTGGAGAGCTCACGGAAAAACAGCACAACTATCCCCCGTGCTTACCTCAGACGGTATTTTTGAAGGACAAGACTTTTTAAGTATTGCTTCCCATGCTAAACAAGAAGGATTTCCCAGTAAATTTTGGTTTACAGGATATTCTTTAGGGGGAAAACTAGCACTATGGGCAATATCCTATGGTTCAAAAATTACCAAAATCAATAATCAATCTACTTTAACAGCCAACGATATTGGTGGTTGTGGGGTAATTTGCCCTAGTCTTGATGCTGATAAATCCCTAAGCTATTTGGAAAATCATCCTATTAAAAAGTATTTGGATAAGGTTATTACCAAAGGATTACGAGAATTAACAATCTCGCTCCACAAATATCATCCTCAGGATATTAGTTTAAAAAATTTAGCCCTAGTTGACAGTATTCGTAAGTTTGATCAATATTTTGTTATCTCGGCTCTCGGTTTTGAAAATGTTAGAGATTATTATTATGCTAGTAGCCCATTTCGTATTCTCTCCACGATTAACAAACCTACCCTAATTATTTACGCAAAAGATGATCCCATGTTTTGCCCTACTATTATTCCTGATTTACAAAAAGAAGTAGCTTATAATTCTCATCTAAATTTAATGTTAACTGCCCATGGTGGTCATGTGGGCTATGTCAACTCTAAGCAAGGACAAAAAATTAATGGAGATAACGATATTTGGTGGGCATGGAATCGTTTTCTTAATTGGGTTATCAAAGAAGATGTTGATAATTAATCAAAACTGGATTCGATGAGGACTGGAGGCGATGGGGCGTTGAGGTGACGGGGAGTCGGGGTGATAATAGTTTGATCATTTATCATCAATTGTTCATGGTTAATTGTCAATTGTTTATGCCTTTAAAAATGATAAATTTTAACCTGATAATTGTCTATGGTTAAGCGTTCATTCCATGGTAAGATGTAGTCTGGTTCTAGTTAACGTTGTATGGCTAAAATCATGATAAATATAAGCAAGTGCGATCGCCCCTAGTGACTACCTCAGAAACTTCCACCAACACAGAAAATCTGGAAACCCTCGATCATCAGGGAGAAAAAGAACCAGAAAAAATAGACGACTCCATGACCGAATATTATCAACTAAAATATAATATTCTCATCACCACCATCGTCATTGGGCTATCTTGCTTTGCTCTTGTGTGGGTATTTTACTCCCTATCCACAGGATTAAACTATCTCCTAGGAGCTTGTGTAGGCTTAGTGTATATTAACCTGTTAGCCAGGGAAGTCGAAAAGGTAGGCAACAGCAAACGAAGCATCGGCTCAACCCGTCTAGCACTCTTCGCAGGACTAATGATCATCGCCACCCAACGACAACAACTAGAAGTGATACCTATTTTTTTAGGTTTCATGACATATAAAGCCTCTATTCTGCTCACAGTTTTGCCCAGTAGTTTACTAAGTGGCAAAAATAAATCAGAGTAAAGGGTTAATTTTATGGTAAATTGTCTGAGATTCCTACAATCAGGGAAAATCTTGCTTAATGGAACTAACAAATATAATCAATCTAAATAATCGCTTATTAGCGGCCATTGAAGTGGGAGAACACTTTTACTGGGAAATCGGTAAATATAAAGTCCATGGACAAGTATTCATCGTATCCTGGTTCGTCATCGGTGTTCTACTCATCGCCTCCATCGCCGCTACCAGAAACATTCAAAGAATACCAAGCGGATTCCAAAACTTTATGGAATACGTCCTCGATTTTTTACGCAATCTCACCAAAGATCAAATTGGCGAAAAAGAATATCGTCCATGGGTTCCCTTCATCGGTACTCTATTTTTATTCATTTTCGTATCCAACTGGTCCGGTGCTTTGATTCCTTGGAAACTAATCGAAATTCCCGAAGGAGAATTGTCAGCGCCCACCGTGGACATTAACACCACCGTAGCCTTTGCCCTTTTAACCTCCCTCGCATACTTCTATGCAGGGATTAGCAAAAAAGGCTTAGGTTATTTCGCTGACTATGCCCAACCTTCCCCCATCATGGTACCCTTTAGGGCGATCGAAGACTTCACCCGTCCTTTATCCCTCAGTTTCCGTCTATTCGGGAACATCCTAGCGGATGAATTAGCCGTAGGTGTATTAGTCTTACTCGTACCCTTGATTGTACCCTTACCCTTGATGGTATTAGGATTATTCACCAGCGCCATCCAAGCACTGATTTTCGCCACCCTAGCAGGTTCCTACATCGGAGAAGCCCTAGAAGCCCACGGCGAAGAACATGACTAACGAGTTTAGGAAAATAAACCGCCCAACTCACTAGCATAAAAAACCAAAATATAGTTAAATACATTTTGGGCTTAAATAAATTGCCATTGTGTGATTAACTAACATAGGGAACAGATTTTAAAAAATCCATTCCCCCACACGAAAAACTAAAAATTCTTGTTGTACTAATTTAATTAAAGAAAAAAAGGAAAAATTATGAGCGTAGAAGCAGCATCAGTAATCGCAGCAGCCTTAGCCGTAGGTTTAGCAGCTATTGGACCTGGATTAGGTCAAGGTAACGCCGCCGGACAAGCCGTAGAAGGTATTGCTCGTCAGCCTGAAGCAGAAGGCAAAATCCGTGGAACTTTACTTCTTAGTTTAGCATTCATGGAAGCACTAACCATCTACGGTCTAGTTGTAGCATTAGTATTATTATTCGCTAATCCTTTCGCTTAAGTAATTTAGATTACTCTAAATTTAAAAAATAAGGTAAAGGAAAAAATAGGTTTTAGGTTTTAGGTATCTCTCAGTGTGAGCGAATGCCTAAACACCTAAGAACCAAAAAATATCAATTGCAGTAATACTTTTAAGGATAATTGCATATTGACAAAAAGAACCAGTAAATTCTGCCCCAAAGTCAAATGATGATGACACAATGGATTTTATTTGCGGCGGAAACCGCAGAAGGGGGTTTATTTGATATTGACGCTACCCTGCCCCTCATGGCAGTTCAGTTTTTACTATTAGCGGTAATATTAAATGCCCTATTTTATAAACCTTTAGGAAAAGCAATTGACGAAAGAGCAGGATATGTTCAAGGTCAATTAAATAGTGCAAAAGAGCAAAAACAAAAATCCTTAGCCCTTGTTCAACAATATGAACAAGAATTAAAGGAAGTCCGTAAACAATCCCAAGAAATTATTGCGGAGGCTCAAACTGAAGCTCAAAAGATCGTTTCTGAACAAAGCCAACAAGCCCAGCAAGAAGTAATTGCCGAGCGTCAAAAGGCATCAGAGCAAATTGAAATGGAAAGAAAAGAAGCCATGTCAGCTTTAGAGCAAGAAGTTCAAGCCCTTACCCAGCAAATTTTAGAGAAAGTTTTAGGCAAAGAATTTGCTTAAGTAGCTCCATAATTAGGGCATAGAGAATAGAGATGTCTCATTCTCTTTCCCTGCAAAAAAACATAAAATAAACACGCCTAGTTTAAAGAAAAAATAATTATGTTGACTTTATTCTATCTAGCCACTGAATCAGCAGAAGGCGGATTTGGTTTAAGTTCAGACATTCTAGGCTCTAACCTAATTAACTTAATTATCGTAATTGGTTTATTAGTAGTATATGGTGGTAAATTTGTCGGCAATTTACTCGAAGAAAGACGTAAAAAAATTGCCCAAGAAATTCAAGAAGCAGAACAACAAGCTGCTGATGCCGCCAAAGCTCTAGCCGAAGGACAGAAAAACTTAAACGAAGCTCAAGAAAGAGCTAAGAAAATTATCTCTGATGCTCAAGCCACCGCTGGTAAAGTTAGAGAAGAAATTTTGGCTCAAGGACAAAAAGATATTGAAAGAATGAAAACTACCGCAGTACAAGAGCTAGACTCTGAAAGAGCGAAGGTAGTGAATGAATTAAAAAGAACCATTGCTGTACTAGCCCTTGAGAAAGCAGAACAGCAATTAAAAGAAACTCTGACTGATGAGGTTCAAGGAAAAATCATTAGTCGTGCCGTTGAGCAATTAGGAGGTTAAAAATGCAAAGTGCTATTACCGCTGAAGTAGTAGAACCCTATGCCGAGGCCTTGATGTCCCTAGCCAAAGAAAAAAACGTTGCCGATGCCATCGGTGAGGATGTGCGCTCTTTAGTAAGTTTGTTAAAAGAGTCTGCAGAATTAAAAGCCCTCTTTGCTAGTCCGATGATTAAAGCAGAGCAAAAAAAAGCTGTTATTAGAAATATCGCTGGTGAGCAGATAAATCCTTTCTTGCTCAATTTTTTATTATTGTTGGTGGATAAAGGTAGAATTAGCTTTATTGAAGGTGTTTTAGCCAAATATTTAGAGATTCTACGCAAACTCAATAATACGGTTCTTGCTGAAATTACTTCTGCCGTGAGGTTGTATGAAGGGGAATCAGAAAAGTTGATGGAAAAAGTAAAAACTCTCACTGGTGCTAGTGCCGTGGAGATAGAAACAAAAATTGATCCTGACATCATCGGTGGTGTAATTATCAAAGTTGGCTCTCAGGTTTATGATGCTAGTTTACGAGGACAATTACGCCGTATCACATTGGGAATGCTTGGTTCTAACTAAGTTATCTTGATGGTGATAATTGTTTGTTATGAGCATATGATTTATATGCCCTAGCCATAATCAAAATAAAATTAATAACTGACAATCAATTTGTTACATATAAGTAGCTCTAAGAAAAAGATATGATCAACATTAGACCAGACGAAATTGCTAATATTATTCGCCAACAGATTGAATCCTATGATGAACAGGTTCAAGTTTCCAATGTTGGTACTGTGTTACAGGTAGGAGATGGTATTGCTCGTGTTTATGGCTTGGATAAAGTCATGGCGGGTGAGTTGGTAGAGTTTGAAGATGGTACTGTGGGTATCGCCCTTAACCTTGAACAGGATAACGTTGGGGTGGTATTGATGGGTGATGGTTTAGACATCCAAGAAGGTAGTAACGTTAAAGCTACTGGCAAAATTGCTCAAATTCCTGTGGGTGATGCTTTAGTTGGTAGGGTTTTAGATGCTTTGGCTCGTCCTATTGATGGTAAAGGCGATCTTGATACTTCTGAAACTCGTTTGATTGAATCGGCCGCCCCCGGGATTGTAGCTCGTAAGTCTGTATGTGAGCCTATGCAAACTGGTATCACTGCTATTGATGCGATGATTCCTGTAGGTCGTGGACAGCGTGAGTTGATCATCGGTGACCGTCAAACTGGTAAAACTGCGATCGCCGTTGACACCATTATTAACCAAAAAGAAGAAGATGTAATCTGCGTATATGTAGCAGTGGGTCAAAAGGCTTCTACCGTTGCTAATGTAGTAGATACCCTCAGAGAAAAAGGTGCATTAGATTACACCGTAGTAGTGGCAGCTAATGCTAACGATCCTGCTACCTTACAATACCTCGCCCCCTACACTGGAGCTGCGATCGCAGAATACTTCATGTATAAAGGTAAAGCCACCCTCATCATCTACGATGATTTAACCAAACAAGCTCAGGCTTACCGTCAAATGTCCTTGTTATTACGTCGTCCCCCAGGACGTGAGGCATACCCCGGAGACGTATTCTATCTCCACTCTCGCTTATTAGAAAGAGCAGCAAAATTGAGCGACGAATTAGGTGGCGGAAGTATGACTGCTTTACCCATCATCGAAACCCAAGCAGGGGACGTGTCCGCTTATATTCCTACCAACGTAATTTCCATTACCGACGGTCAGATTTTCTTATCCTCCGACTTGTTTAACGCAGGTTTCCGTCCCGCCATCAACGCAGGTATCTCCGTATCCCGTGTAGGTTCTGCGGCTCAAACCAAAGCCATGAAACAGGTTGCTGGTAAATTAAAATTAGAACTAGCTCAGTTTGCAGAACTTGAAGCATTTTCTCAATTTGCTTCTGATTTAGATGCAGCTACCCAAGCACAGTTAGCTAAAGGTCAAAGATTACGTCAATTACTCAAACAAGCAGAAAACTCTCCTTTAGCAGTGTGGGAACAAGTTGCCCAGGTTTATAGTGGTATTAATGGCTTATTAGATGATATTGCCGTTGATAAAGTAGTGGAATTTGTACTCACTTTAAGACAGTACATCAAAAATAGTAAGCCTAAATTCATCGAGATTATTAACTCTGAGAAGAAATTAACCGATGAAGCCGAAGCTATTTTAAAAGAAGCTATTACCGAAGCAAAACAGGCTTTCTCTGCTTAATTGAAATAATGGCGGTGGGCTAGCCCCACCCGACTGCATCCTAAGCAGTATATTTTTTATCGATTGTTTATTGGTAATTTTTAATTATCAATTATCCATTATCCATTATCAATTAACACCATGTCTAACTTAAAAGCGATTCGTGATCGCATCGACTCAGTAAAAAACACTAAAAAAATTACTGAAGCAATGCGTTTAGTGGCTGCGGCTAAGGTAAGACGGGCGCAAGAGCAAGTAACTGCTACTCGTCCTTTTGCTGATGCCCTAGCTCAAGTTTTATACGGTTTACAAAGCCGTTTACGCATGGAAGAAGCCGATTTACCTTTACTTAAACAAAGGGATGTTAAAACCGTTGCTTTGTTAGTGATTACGGGCGATCGGGGTCTATGCGGAAGTTACAACTCCAGTATTATTAAAAAAGCTGAACAAAGAGCAGCTGAATTAAAAGAACAAGGTTTAAAATATACCTTCGTAATAGTTGGTAGAAAAGCAGTTCAATATTTTCAACGTCGTAATGAGCCCATTTCTGCTAAGTATAGTGGTTTAGAGCAAATTCCTACCGCTGAGGAGTCTGGAAAAATTGCTGATGAGTTGCTCTCTTTATTTTTCTCTGACACCGTTGATCGGGTTGAATTGATTTACACCCGCTTTGTTTCTTTAATTAGTTCTAAACCTGTAATTCAAACTCTTTTACCTCTTACCCCCCAAGGATTAGAAGTTCAGGATGATGAAATCTTTCGTCTCATTGTCCGTGATGGTTCATTCCAAGTTGAAAGGGAAGCTGTTACTTCTCCTAAGGCTGATTTTCCCAAGGATATGATTTTTGAACAAGATCCTGTTCAAATTTTAGATTCTCTCTTACCTCTATATATTAATAATCAGTTATTAAGAGCTTTACAAGAATCTGCAGCCAGTGAATTGGCCGCTAGAATGACGGCGATGAATAACGCTAGTCAAAATGCTAGTGATTTGATGAAGACTTTAACATTGTCTTATAACAAGGCTCGTCAGGCTTCTATTACTCAACAAATTCTTGAGGTTGTATCTGGTGCAAATGCGCTGGGTTAATTAGTTAGCTTTTCGTATTTTAGCCCCCATTTAGGGGGTTTTTTTATGTTTAAATGAGGTTATGATACCAAATCTGATTTAGTAAAAATATCATCATTCGCTTTGTAATGAATTACTGATGTTACCCAAAGATGATTATAAGGGTTGTTTAACGGGTTTCCCTACTTCTCGGGGATATTGTTTGGGAGTTTTACCTATTTTTTTTACATAAATACAATGGCGAATATTATTGTTAAGGGGAGTATTTTGATTGACTATTTTTTCTATATTTCCTCCTAATAAATTTGCTACTTTTTTACTCTTTATTTCTTCTTCTTCCGTCCAATTTCCTCGATATAAAATGGCTACGCCCCCTTGTTTTAATAGGGGTAAAGTGTATTCTAAACATACGGATGTTTCGGCAACGGCTCTAATTAAAGCAAAATCAAACTGGTTTCTGTAGGTTTTATCTTGTCCTATTTTTTCTACTCTATCAACTAAGGTGGTAATATTTGTTAGGTTTAAATCTTGGACTAATTGAGTAATAAAATTTATTTTTTTGGTGGTGGAATCCATCAGAGTGAATTGACCTAGGGGAAATGCGATCGCCCCAGGAATACCAGGAAAACCACCCCCTGTACCAATATCAATAACTTTTTTATGATTTAAATCATAAGCGATTAAAGGAGCTAAAGAATCCCATAAATTTTTTTCCCAAAACTCCTCAGGAGTAGTAATACGAGTTAAATTAAGATATTTATTAGTCTTAATAATTTTGTTATATAACTGATCAAATAATAATTGTTGATCTGGATTTGGTTGCCAATTAGTAGTATTTTGCCAAATATCATTAAATTGAGGTAAATTCACGGATGCTTGTTAATAATTAATAGTTAAAAGTGAATAGTTAAGATCAATTGACAATAACAAGGTTTAAGTATCTTACTTTTACTGTTTCTTTATTTATAAAATTTTAAATGTTAAAAACATAATTTAGATTTATTTTTTGATATTTTTTTAATATATCTAAACCATTGAAATTTATAAATATTGATGTGTCCCACAAATACTCATTAATTGTCAATTGTCAATTGTTAATTGTTAATTGCCTTCTAACACCTGCAATAAAACCTTACCCATTTCCTGACAACCCACAGCTTTTGCCCCTTCGGACATAATATCTCCCGTGCGATAACCTAAATCCAATACCTTTAATACCGCTTCTTCAATCTTTGTAGCTGCTTCAGGCTCATTTAAACCATAGCGCAACATCATGGCCGCGCTCAATACCTGTGCTAAGGGATTGGCTTTATCTTGCCCTGCAATGTCAGGTGCTGAGCCGTGGACGGGTTCAAATAATCCAGGGCGATTAGCACCCAAACTAGCAGAAGGTAACATACCAATACTACCCGTGAGCATGGCGGCCGCATCGGAAAGAATATCACCGAATAAATTACCCGTGACGATGGTATCAAACTGTTTAGGGTTGCGCACCAACTGCATGGCGGCATTATCCACATACATATGGGTTAATTCCACATCAGGATATTCCTCAGACATTTTTATGAGGCGATCGCGCCATAATTGAGACACATCCAACACATTCGCCTTATCCACCGAGCAGAGCCTTTTTTGGCGTTTTTGGGCAGTTTCAAAAGCAACCCTCGCAATGCGATCAATTTCTGAAACCGTATAAGCCATGGTATTTACGCCCCTTTGTTCCCCAGTTTCTGAGGTAAAGATGCCCTTGGGTTGACCAAAATAAATTCCCCCCGTCAACTCCCTAACCACCATAATATCAACCCCTTCCACCACTTCTTTTTTGAGGCTAGAAGCGTCGATTAATTGAGGGAGAATAGTGGCAGGGCGTAAGTTGGCAAACAATTCTAAAGCCGCCCGAATACCTAACAAACCAGTTTCAGGGCGTAATTCACGGGGAAGATTATCCCACTTATAACCACCAATGGCCGCCAATAATACAGAGTCACTCTTAAGGCAAGTTTCTACGGTTTCAGGGGTTAAAGGTACACCCTTAGCATCAATGGCCGCACCACCAATTAAAGCGGTTTGAAAGTTAAATTTAATATCGCACTGTTTACCCACTGCTTCCAATACCTTAACGGTAACATCCATAATTTCAGGGCCAATGCCATCACCGGGCAGGAGAGTTATCGAATATTGATTAGTCATTATAAATAATTATTTTTTCTAAGAATTTTTTTACTTAAAATCCATCTAATTGTCCATTGTCCATTGTCCATTGTCAATTGTTTTCCAGTTTGTTAGGAATTCCTTGACATCCTCCTGGGATAGTTGAGCGGGTATATTCGCCACCCCAACAACAGCAGTAGTAGCGGTTTTCTTCGCTGAGGTTTTTTACCCCTGTAAAGTCAGTTTTTTCGATCACAGCGCCCGTATATTCTCCCGTTTCATAATTCGGGGCATGGGTGCGATCGCGCGGTGTTGCCCTTTCATAACTACCATAAAACAAAATCGCCTTTTTCAAATCTGCCCCCTGCAAAGTAGCTTCCACCAAAACAGTGCGGGATAAATTTGCCCGACTCAAATCACAACGGGACAGGTTAGACTTTACTATATTCGCTTCACTTAAATCAGTCCATCGTAAATCCTGCCCCATCAAATTATTTCCTGCCAACACCACCCCCAAATTAATTACTCTCATACCATATTGACGATCTTCGGCATACCCTCCAGCCCCATCTAAAATCACTCTCCCTAGGTGACTATCTCGCCGTAAAGGGGTTATTAAACGAGATCTTGACAAAAAACGCAAAATCTTAGCTTTACCCGCCGCATCAACACTTGTAAGAATGGATGCTGTGCGCCCCTCGGCGATCGCCCTTTCTTGCGGCCAATCCTCCAAAAGTCCATCAGGACCTAAGACCAAATCTGAGATACCCTGAAAATAAGCATCAATAGTTTGTTGTTGGGTAATGCGATTTTGTTGAATAGTTAAATCTTTAGAGATTACATACTGTTGCCAAGCAACATACACCGCTAAAACAGCAATGGATATTTGTCCTAAAGCCCCAACCCAGTCAGCCCAAGAACCAAATTCATCATATTTAAACTGATTTAACCATTGGCTGATACGTTGATAAACTCCCAAATATTTTGCCAAAATTAATAGGGATATTATTAAACCAATAGAGCCAATTAATGCCCTTCTTTCTTGGGGAGTGAGAAAAAAGGCAATCCATTCTTGAATAAAAGGGGTTGTTTGTAACACTGCTAAAACAAAGGCAATCAAGGCACAACTAGCACCCAACCAAGGAATATTGCCATAGATACCGATGAAGGAAAGGGCAAGGAAAATAATAATGTTGAGAGAAAAAGAACTTTTTGGTTTTTTTACATGACTTAATTGTTTTGGTGGAATCATGGGAATGGATACCGACACCGAATCTTTATCTTTCTCTACAGATACTAAGGACGAGTTATTATGTTCTGAGTCAGATTGACTATTGTTATTTGGCGCTTGAGTCATGGAAAATAACGTTTTTAAGTAAAAATAACTATCTTTCCAATTGTATTTGAGACTAGCTCTTTGGGGCAAAGATTCAAGATGGGGTTAAGATAATTTTCTCATCATCGCCCATGGTTGATAAACGTAGTCGAGATGCCCTATTGCCTACCCAATGTTGTCAATAAATGCTATTTCCATGACTAATTAAATTTTTCAAGGAGAATTTGTTAGGCTATACTAAGAAGGGGTTAGAGAGATAGTTTCATTGTCTTGTGTGCTACCCATTTTCAGTCAGGTTGTCTTTGTAATAAATTGGTCAGAATGGTATTATGATTTCCTCTAATCAAGCTCAAGAGTTATACAAACAGACCTTGTTTCGCCTAGGAGCAATGTTAAAGTTATTGAAACAGGGGGACTCACCTGATAATCGACGCAACGTTCAAAA
The genomic region above belongs to Cyanobacterium stanieri LEGE 03274 and contains:
- a CDS encoding YheT family hydrolase, which translates into the protein MNKKNHYYQPPFYLKNGLIQTVYIAKVMEKKWQKYLNLNPIPYQEKIYHGMNNTPLYAIGAIPPHAKGTIIATYGITGSLENQWYLEVLARKAYYLGYAIILFDWRAHGKTAQLSPVLTSDGIFEGQDFLSIASHAKQEGFPSKFWFTGYSLGGKLALWAISYGSKITKINNQSTLTANDIGGCGVICPSLDADKSLSYLENHPIKKYLDKVITKGLRELTISLHKYHPQDISLKNLALVDSIRKFDQYFVISALGFENVRDYYYASSPFRILSTINKPTLIIYAKDDPMFCPTIIPDLQKEVAYNSHLNLMLTAHGGHVGYVNSKQGQKINGDNDIWWAWNRFLNWVIKEDVDN
- a CDS encoding ATP synthase subunit I, which produces MRSPLVTTSETSTNTENLETLDHQGEKEPEKIDDSMTEYYQLKYNILITTIVIGLSCFALVWVFYSLSTGLNYLLGACVGLVYINLLAREVEKVGNSKRSIGSTRLALFAGLMIIATQRQQLEVIPIFLGFMTYKASILLTVLPSSLLSGKNKSE
- the atpB gene encoding F0F1 ATP synthase subunit A; amino-acid sequence: MELTNIINLNNRLLAAIEVGEHFYWEIGKYKVHGQVFIVSWFVIGVLLIASIAATRNIQRIPSGFQNFMEYVLDFLRNLTKDQIGEKEYRPWVPFIGTLFLFIFVSNWSGALIPWKLIEIPEGELSAPTVDINTTVAFALLTSLAYFYAGISKKGLGYFADYAQPSPIMVPFRAIEDFTRPLSLSFRLFGNILADELAVGVLVLLVPLIVPLPLMVLGLFTSAIQALIFATLAGSYIGEALEAHGEEHD
- the atpE gene encoding ATP synthase F0 subunit C; this encodes MSVEAASVIAAALAVGLAAIGPGLGQGNAAGQAVEGIARQPEAEGKIRGTLLLSLAFMEALTIYGLVVALVLLFANPFA
- a CDS encoding F0F1 ATP synthase subunit B → MLTLFYLATESAEGGFGLSSDILGSNLINLIIVIGLLVVYGGKFVGNLLEERRKKIAQEIQEAEQQAADAAKALAEGQKNLNEAQERAKKIISDAQATAGKVREEILAQGQKDIERMKTTAVQELDSERAKVVNELKRTIAVLALEKAEQQLKETLTDEVQGKIISRAVEQLGG
- a CDS encoding ATP-binding protein, which produces MIDPRTLTELYLRENTQKNQILSEYQKLILDNIIDGVVLFKDDRYIYVNQAYIEISGYQEKELLGKKWQDFYPPEDAQRIEQEILSVCREKKYWRGEEISYHKNGHKIWKQMSLSLIEEGILIGICRDITENRKNQGTLKAQECAMRALYKVTASSNLTFEQKLEGIFNLGRKFFNLEMGVLTQGEEQSIKIIKFQGEKRNGDIVQLPPYMNQEQSLCFICLQHQEPLVIESLANSSYKNHPGHTFWNIQSYIGSRIEVCGKTYGTLCFFSFDEQTNHRITDNSQQILKLMAQWIGYEIERQQSQKLLEEKFQQEVLLKTIVQSIRQTIDYEELFQRASQTIGEAMKLDRCHLFTYDSNKNPPITPLGEYLSEGISSMADANINPENVRNIHLEKILEKDKAVVTNDVFKDPLLEDMRYLCIEVNLKSMMAVRTSYLGQANGIICLHTCKEYRCWSKSEIELIENVASQFGIAIAQAKLLQQEKEQKEQLELKNKALEEAKKEAESANRAKSTFLATMSHEIRTPMNGIMGMADLLTHTPLNAVQKDYVNTINQSGSLLLTIINDILDLAKIEADKIELENNPFNLHECIKEVLKLMRGNALHKQIKLTYLKNELIPTHFMGDANRIKQIILNLVSNGIKFTPQGEVQITTEARLCPDGFHVIQFAVKDTGIGIPVDRCDQLFKPFSQIDNTNTRKYGGTGLGLVISQKLAHLMGGKITFQTQPDIGSTFYLTVKLLALSSEEVTSSNLMNQNKTSSQPNLKISSLPIKILLVEDTPVNYKVARLMFQKLGYTGNQLDIVYDGLQALEAVKTNRYDIVFMDLQMPNLDGLNATTKIRTLGNKIKQPWIVAMTASALAEDQEKCFNVGMNDFVSKPIRSDDIHKALQRFANSLIL
- a CDS encoding F0F1 ATP synthase subunit B' codes for the protein MTQWILFAAETAEGGLFDIDATLPLMAVQFLLLAVILNALFYKPLGKAIDERAGYVQGQLNSAKEQKQKSLALVQQYEQELKEVRKQSQEIIAEAQTEAQKIVSEQSQQAQQEVIAERQKASEQIEMERKEAMSALEQEVQALTQQILEKVLGKEFA